In Rhodamnia argentea isolate NSW1041297 chromosome 4, ASM2092103v1, whole genome shotgun sequence, the following proteins share a genomic window:
- the LOC115748836 gene encoding LOW QUALITY PROTEIN: pathogenesis-related protein 1B (The sequence of the model RefSeq protein was modified relative to this genomic sequence to represent the inferred CDS: substituted 2 bases at 2 genomic stop codons): MALFSCGLLGTFFLLSSFPLLATSVPSRRLPTTLNSIIQQYLASYNAVRSKLGLPLLRXSGALASYASWWACRRRGDCALLHSSGDYGENLLRGGGHAWSPRDAVVAWVAEGPYYNCSTNTCAPSRDXSHYTQVVWRQSLRVRCARVTCGSGDTFITSNHDPHGNVIGQKPL, translated from the coding sequence atgGCATTGTTTTCATGTGGGCTATTAGGaaccttcttcctcctttcttcctTCCCCTTGCTCGCAACCTCGGTGCCATCCAGACGCCTCCCGACTACTCTCAACAGCATAATACAACAATACTTGGCGTCGTACAACGCCGTGAGGTCGAAGCTCGGCCTCCCGCTCCTCCGATAGAGCGGGGCCCTCGCAAGCTATGCCTCCTGGTGGGCTTGCCGGCGACGAGGAGATTGTGCCCTCCTTCACTCGAGCGGCGACTATGGCGAGAACCTCTTACGGGGCGGCGGCCACGCTTGGAGTCCGCGGGATGCCGTCGTCGCTTGGGTCGCTGAGGGCCCCTACTACAACTGCAGCACCAACACATGCGCGCCAAGCCGAGATTGATCGCATTACACGCAAGTGGTGTGGAGGCAGAGTCTCCGAGTTAGGTGTGCTAGAGTCACTTGCGGGAGCGGGGACACGTTCATAACTAGTAACCATGATCCTCATGGTAATGTGATAGGGCAAAAGCCtttataa